CCCCCTTGGCGGTGACGAGGCGCTCCGTGGCGAGGCGGCGGAACGGTTCGAACAGGGCGGGGACCTCGTAGGGCGGCACGTCGGGGCCGGTGTTGCTCACTTCGATCTCGGCCAGGCCGTCCTCGCGGGTCCGGCTGGTGACCCGTACCCACCCGCCGGTGCCGGCACCGGTGTTGTGCCGGAGGCCGTTCTCCACGAGGTTCTGGACGAGCCGTTCGAGAAGCAGGGCGTCTCCGGCAGTGGGGGCCGGGCCGGCCTCCTCGTGCACGGCGATCCCGGCCCGCTCGGCCTCGGGGGCGCTCTGGGCGGCCACATGGGCGACCACGTCCGCGAGGTCGACGGGCTGCCGCTCGGGCACGTGGTTCTCCGAGCCGGCGAGCAGCAGCAGGCCGCCGATGAGCCGCTCGTGCCGCTCGTTGATCTCCAGGAGGTCCGCGCCGAGCTGTTTCACGTCCGCGGAGGCGGTCCCGCGGTGCATGGCGAGTTCGACCAGGGCGCGGCCCACGGTCAGCGGAGTGCGCAGTTCGTGCGAGGCGTTGGCGACGAAGCGCCGCTGTCCGTCGAAGGAGCGGTCGAGCCGGTCGACCATGAGGTCGAAGCTGTCGGCGAGGTCCTTCACCTCGTCGTCGCGACCGTGGAGCGCGATGCGCTCGTGCAGGCCGCGGTCGGCGGCCGGTGCGCAGGCGATCCGGCGGGCGGTGTCGGTGACCCGGTGCAGAGGGGCCAGTACCCGGCCGGCGATGAGCCAGCCGAAGCCCGCCGCCACGCCTCCGACGAGGGCCAGCGCGATACCGCCCTGGGTGACGAGCGAGGCGGTGGCGGCGTCGTGCAGCCGCTTCTGCTCACTCGCCACCCAGTTGAGGTCGTCGGGCAGGGAGTCCTGCCGTGAGGTCGAGGCGCCTCCGGAATCGGTGTGGACGCTGAGGTCCCCGCCCCGGTCGAGCTGTTGGGCGAACAGGACGTACGTGACGCCGAGCAGCACGATGCCGGCGGCGAAGAACAGGCCGGCGTAGAGCAGGGTGAGCCGGGCGCGCAGGGTGATGCGGCGCTTCCTCATGGGATCCGGTACCCCACACCCGTGACCGTCTCGATGACGGGCGGGTCGCCGAGCTTGCGGCGGAGCTTGAGGACGGTGAGGCGCACGGCCCCGGTGAACGGGTCGGTGTGCTCGTCCCACGCCTTCTCCAGCAACTGCTCGGAGGAGACCACCGCGCCGTCGGCCCGCAGCAGCTCCGTCAGGACCGCGAACTCCTTCTTCGCCAGCGGTACGTAGCGCTGGTCCCGGAACACCTCGCGGCGCGCAGGGTCCAGAGCGATGCCGCGGCGGCGGAGCACCGGCGGCGCGGCGGGGCGGGAGCGCCGGCCGAGAGCGAGGACCCGGGCGGCGAGCTCGGGGAAGGCGAAGGGTTTGGTGAGGTAGTCGTCGGCGCCGAGGGACAGCCCGGCGACCCGGTCCCTGACGTCACCGGCCGCGGTCAGCATCAGCAGCCGTGCCTGGCTGCCGGACGCGACGACGCGGGCGCAGACCTCGTCACCGTGCACGCGGGGAAGGTCGCGATCCAGGATGATCACGTCGTAGTCGTTGACGTCGGTCCGCTCCAGCGCCGCGGCGCCGTCGTACGCGACGTCGACCGCGTGGGTCTCCTGGCGGAGCCATTCCGCGATCGCGTCGGCGAGCAGCCGCTCGTCCTCCGCCACCAGGAGCCGCATCCGTGCCGTCCTTCCCTCGGGGCCGCCGCCCATGCTCGCCGAGGACCCGTTTCCTTCCCGTAAAGGGCCCTCGTCGACGACGAGGAACGCGACGAGGAACGGGACGAGGAGCGCGACGAGGAAACAGTGAGGCAACGGCATCGGGGGTTGCATCCCTTCCGTCGGCCGGCACCCGCCGGCCCTCGTCGAGGAGAAGGAGATGCCTCACATGCCTCGTAGCCGTACCCGTACCCGCACCCGTACCCCCGCCCTGCTCGCGGCCCTGCCTCTCGCCGCCCTCGCCCTGGCGCTCACCGCGTGCACGTCGGGGGAGGAAGGCACCGGGTCGGCCTCCGCGAACGGCGGCAGCAAGGGTCCGACGAGCAACGCCGCCGCTCCCGGCCAGAGCCGCGACGAGATGAACGTGAAGTACGCGCAGTGTCTGCGGAAGCAGGGCCTGGACGTGGCGGACCCCAAGCCCGGCCAGGGCATCGGGCTCTCCATCGACGGCTCGAACAGGGAGAAGGCCGACAAGGCGCTCGAGGCCTGCCGTTCGTTCGCGCCGCCGGCGCCCGCCGACCAGAACGACGGCAAGGACCGCAAGGCCATGCTGGACCTCGCCCGGTGCATGCGCGAGAACGGCGTGGCGGACTTCGCCGACCCCAAGGAGGGCCAGGGCATCGACATCGGCCCCGCGCAGGCCGAGGACCCGGACTTCGAGAACGCCTGGAAGAAGTGCGGCCCCCAGGGCGACAACCAGAAGCCGGAGAGCGCCAAGTGACGGCCGATCACATCAGTGTGTCCCCCAGGCGGCGCGCCGCGAGGGCGACGGCCGCCGTCCTCGCCCTGGTCGCGGCCGGCGCGGGCGCGGTGGCCTTCCTGGCCCCGCACGACGGCGGCCGGGCGGGCGAAGGGACGGCGGACCGGCTGCCCCCGGCGACGGCCGAGGTGCTCCGGCAGACCCTCGAGGACAGCAGGAGTGTCGACGCCCAGCTCGGTTTCGGTACGGAGCGGACCGTGGTCGGCCGGCTGCCCGGCACGCTCACCCGGCTGCCCGAGCCGGGCGTCGAGATCACCCGCGGCAAGGCCCTGTACGCGGTGGACAACGGGCCCGTGGTCGTCCTGTACGGATCGCTCCCCGCGTACCGCGCCCTGGCGAAGGGCTCCGAGGGGCCGGACGTCAGGCAGTTGGAGGAGAACCTCCGCGCGCTCGGCTACACCGGGTTCACGTCCGACGAGGAGTACACCGAGGGCACGGCGAAGGCCGTCCGGCGGTGGCAGGCCGACCTCGGTCTGAAGAAGACCGGGACCGTGGAGCTCGGGCGGGTCGTCTTCACCCCCGGCTCGGTACGTGTCGCCGGCCTGGAGGCCGAACCGGGGGGTCAGACCGGGCCGGGCCAGCGGGTGCTGTCGTACACCGGGACCGCCAAGGCCGTCACGGCGGAACTGGAGACCTCCGACCGGCGGTTGGCCAAGAAGGGTCGCCCGGTCGACGTCACTCTCCCGGACGGAGCCGTGGCCCGGGGCACCGTCACCGAGGTCTCCACCGTGTCCACACCCGCCGAAGGGCAGAAGAAGGCGGAGACGAAGATCAAGGTGGTGGTCGGGTTCACGGATGCCAGGGCCGTGGCGGCCGTCCGTGCGTACGACGAGGCCGGGGTCCACGTGGTGTTCACGGCGGACACCCGCGAGAACGTCCTCACCGTGCCGGTCTCCGCGCTGCTCGTGCTCGCCGAGGGCGGCTTCGGGGTGGAGCTGGTGGAGGGCGCGACCTCGAGGTACGTCCCCGTCACCACGGGGCTGTTCGCCGGCGGCCGGGTGGAGATCTCCGGCCGGGGCATCTCCCGCGGCGCCCAGGTGGGGGTGCCCAAGTGATCACCCTGACCGATGTGTCCAAGACGTACGCCGGAGGGGTGACCGCCCTCGACGGGGTCACCCTTTCCGTCGGCCGCGGGGAGCTCGCGGCCATCGTGGGTCCCTCCGGGTCCGGCAAGTCCACCATGCTGAACCTGCTCGGCACCCTGGACCGTCCCACCTCGGGGCGCGTCCAGGTCGACGGCCACGACGTCGGCGCGCTGTCCGACGCCGAGCTGTCCGCCCTGCGCGCCTCCCGGATCGGCTTCGTCTTCCAGCAGTTCCATCTCGCCGCCGGCACCTCGGCCCTGGACAACGTGGCCGGAGGGCTTCTGTACTGCGGGCTGCGGCCCGCCGAGCGCCGGCGGCGCGCGGCGGCGGTGCTCGACCGCGTCGGACTCGGCCACCGCCTGGACCACCGCCCGCACCAGCTGTCCGGCGGCGAGCGTCAGCGCGTGGCCATCGCCCGCGCGGTGGCCGGCGACCCGGCGCTGCTGCTCGCCGACGAGCCGACCGGCGCGCTGGACTCGGTGTCGGGGCGGACGGTGATGGGGCTGCTGCGCGGACTCCACTCTTCCGGCACCACGGTCGTGGTCATCACCCACGACCGGGAACTCGCCGCCTCGCTGCCCCGGCAGGTGCACATGCGCGACGGCAGGGTCACCGACGACGTGCGCCGACCGGAGCTCCCGGCACCGGAGGTCCCGCCATCGGACGTCCCGGCCCCAGAAGTCCCGGCCCCGGAAGTCCGCGCACCGGAGGTGCACCGGTGACCGCCGACGTCCTGCGGCCCGCCCGGATGAGGTCCGGCGACGTGGTCCGGGTCGGCGCGGCGGGTCTGCGCACCCGCCCGATGCGGGCCGTGCTCTCCGCCCTGGGCATCGCCATCGGCATCGCCGCGATGGTCGCCGTGGTCGGGGTCTCCTCGTCCTCCCGCGCCGAGCTCGACCGCGCCCTCGCCACCCTCGGGACGAACCTGCTCACCGTGGCCCCGGGCGACACCCTGACCGGCGGCACGGCCCGGCTCCCGGCCACCGCGGAAGGGATGATCTCCCGCATCCGGCCGGTGACCTCCACCTCGGCCATCGGCAAGGTCCCCGACGCCGACGTCTTCCGCACCGGACGGATCCCCGAGACGGACAACGGCGGCATCACCGCCTACGCCGCACGGACCGGCCTGCCCGACGCCACGGGGGCCGCGCTGCGCAGCGGCACCTGGCTCAACGCGGCCACCGGCAGGTATCCGGCGGCCGTGCTCGGCGCCGAGGCCGCCGAGCGCCTGGGGATCGGCGACGCCCGAGCGGACACCCGCGTGCTGATCGGCGGGCGGTGGTTCAGCGTCATCGGGATCCTCGAACCGGTCGCCCTCGCCCCGGAACTGGACTCCGCGGCCCTGGTCGGCTGGTCGGCCGCGGAGGCCGTCCTGGGCTTCGACGGCCGGCCCACCCGCGTCTACGTGCGCAGCGCGGACGCCGACGTCGAAGCGGTCAGGTCCGTCCTCGGTGCCACCGCGAACCCGCAGGCGCCGAACGAGGTCAAGGTCTCCCGTCCCTCCGACGCCCTGGCTGCCAAGCAGGCCGCGAGCAAGGCCTTCACCGGTCTTCTCCTCGGTCTCGGCGCGGTGGCCCTGCTCGTCGGCGGCGTCGGCGTGGCCAACACGATGGTGATCTCGGTCCTGGAACGCCGGGCCGAGATCGGCCTGCGCCGCTCCCTCGGCGCCACCCGGGGACAGATCCGCACCCAGTTCCTCGCCGAATCCCTGCTGCTGTCCGCCCTGGGCGGGGCGGGCGGCGCACTCCTCGGGGCGGCGGTGACCACCGGGTACGCCGTCTCGCAGGGCTGGCCCGCGGTGATACCCGCCTGGGCCGTCCTGGGCGGCGTCGCCGCCACCCTGGCCATCGGTACCCTGGCCGGCCTCTATCCGGCCGTCCGCGCGTCCCGGCTCTCGCCGACGGAGGCCCTGGCCGCGCCGTGACGGGCGCGCGGGGCCGCCACCCCGGCCGTGCCTAGTGCGGCGCGGCGGCGTACGCGGCGCCCACGCCCCAGGCCTGGTGCATCGCCGTCGCGAAGGCCTCGGCGATTTTGTGCTCGCCGGTGGGGCCGGGGTGGGTGCCGTCGTACGTGTCCGTGTGGATGTCGTACGTCGCCGGGCGCGAGAGCAGCAACAGCGGCGACGCGGCCGTGTCCAGGTCGGCGACCGCCTTCGCGAGCAGCTCGTTGAAGCGGTCGCACTGGGCGGCGAACGGGGCGTCGGACTCGGCGCGGACGTTGGGGATGACCGGCATCAGGACCATCCGGATGTGCGGGTTCGCGGCGCGGGCCGCCGCCACGAACGCGCGGACGTTCTCCGCCGTCTGGTCGCTGTCCGTGTAGAAACCGAGGTCGATCAGACCGAGGGAGACGAGCAGCACGTCCGCCCCCGTCTCCGTCACCGCTCCGCCGATCACCGGCGCCATGTGGAGCCACCCCTCGCCCCAGCCGGCCAGGTGCCGGCGGGCCTCGGCGGGGAAGTCCGGGGCGGCGTACAGGTGCGAGAGCGGCGCGTCGGCACCGGAGTCGTACAGCTCGGTGCGCGGGCCCACGATCTCGTGGCCTCCGGGCATCGCGGCCTCGAGGTGCTGCCACATCCGGTAGCGCCACGTGTAGTCGCCGGCGCGTCCGATGGTGCAGCTGTCGCCGACGAACATGAAACGCATCCCGCCATCATCCCGGACCGGGCGGGCCACCTGCGACGTGATCCCGGCCACGGGCCCGCGGGGCGCCCGCGCGCGCCGCCCCGACTTTTGATCATGTACAGAGCAGAATGGTGCTCGTTGTCGGGGGACATACGGGGGCATGAGGAAATGTGGCAGGGGGTTTCCGCCGCGGCGCTGCCGTCGGCGGACAGATTCGAGTGGTTCGCCGAGATGCTGGGCGCCGCGCTGGCGCCCATGGCCGTCGGGTGCGACTCCGCGGCGGACTTCGAGGCGGAGGTCGCCGTCCTCGACCTCGGCCCGGTGCAGTTGTCCAGGTTCGCGTACTCGCCGCTGCGGACGCGGCGCACCGCGGCCCTCATCAGGCGCGGCGACCCGGAGCAGTACCACGTGGGCTGGGTGACCGGCGGTCGCATGGAGGTCGCGCAGGCGGGCCACGAGTCGGGGTCCGTCGCCGGCGACCTGGTGGTGATGGACACCTCGCGTCCGCAGCACGCGGTCGCCGCCCGGGACGGCGGAATCGCCGAGGCCCTCGTCCTGCAGGTGCCCCGAGCGGAACTGCCCCTGCGGGCCGACCGGGTGGACCGGGTCGTCGCCCAGCGGATTCCGGCGGGCGCCGGCATGGCGGCGATCCTGACCCGCTTCCTGGCGGCGATGCGCGACCACGGCCCCGAATGCCGGCCCCGGGACCGGGACCGGCTCGGCGCCCTTGCGCTCGAACTGACGGCGTCCTGCCTCGCGGAGCGGATCGGCGTCCTCGACGAAGAGCCGCCCGAGGCCCGCCCCTTGGCGCTCGCGGAGCGGATCGACGCCTTCATCGACCACAACCTGGGCGACCCGGAGCTGACCCCCAGGGCGATCGCCGAGCGGCACCACATCTCGCTGCGCACCCTGTACGCCCTGTTCCAGGAGGAGGAGACGAGCGTCGCGGCGACCATCCGCGCGCGCCGGCTCGAACGCTGCCTCGCCGACCTCGCCCGCCCGGAACTGCGCGGGCACGCGGTGCAGGCCATCGCCGTTCGCTGGGGTTTCACCAGCGGAACGGTCTTCAGCCGCGCGTTCCGCGAGGCGTACGGCATGACGCCCACGGAGTACCGCCGCCAGGCGCTTTGTGCTGCCACCGCTGCACGGGATGTCGAGGAGGCCCGCACGCCTCGCACACCCGCACGCCGCGCGGCGCCGTAGCTTCCGTGACGACATGCGGCGGCAGGGCCCGGGGCCCTGTCGCCGTGTACGCCGACAGCAAGGAAGATCGTGTTCAAGAACCTCTCGTTCACGCGCAAGTCCGGTCCCGCCGCGCGGGTCCGCACCGCGGCCCTCGGCGCCGCCGCAATGGTCCTGGCCGGTACCAGCCTCTTCACGAGCGCCGGATCCGCGTCTGCCGGTGAGCATCCGGGATGGAACTACAAGAACCAGGCAAGCGGTCTCTGTCTGGACGCGTCCGGCGGAGGCACCTCCAACGGAACGGCTGTCATCCAGTGGGAGTGCAACTACGCGGCGGCCAACCAGAAGTGGAGCATCGACGAGGACCGTTTCGGCAGGCCGACGCTCCGCCTCGCGCTCACCAACAAGTGCCTGGACATCTCCGGCGAAAGCACGTCCCCGGGCGCAGGGCTGATCCTGTGGGAATGCAACAGCGGGTGGAACCAGGTGTGGCTGCCGGAGAACAGCGATGACTGCCCCGGGAGCTTCTCCGGGTCCGGAACCTTCTTCGTCAACCCCTACACCGGACACGCCGTGGACGACTCCAGCGGCGGCCGGTGGGGCGCCCAGATGACCGTGTATCCCTCCTGGCACGGCAGCAACCAGAAGTGGTGCGTCTGACCGCGCCCCGTTCCGAACACCTGAAGCCGTCCCCCGGGCGCCCAGAGCGTCCGGCGGGCGGCTTTTCCGGCCCCCGTGGCACGCTTGAGGGCATGCGATCGCTTCTCTGCGTCTCCGGTGCCGCGGCCCTCGTCCTGTTCACGGCCGCCGCCCCCGCCGGGGCCGAGGAGACGGGCCCGGACCAGGACTTCACGCTCCAGGACACCCGCATCACCGAGTCCAGCGGGCTCGCCGCCAGCCGCGCCCATCCCGGCGTGTACTGGACGCACAACGACCAGGACCAGCCGCGCGTCTTCGCCGTCGACTCCCGCACCGGGAAGACGGTCGCCACGATCACGCTGAGCGGTGTCGGCACGCCCCGTGACATGGAGGCGATCTCGGTCGGCCCGGACGGGAACGTCTACGTCGGCGACATCGGCGACAACCTCGACGGCTCCTGGGACCACGTCTGGATCTACCGCTTCCCCGAGCCGAAGACGCTGAAGGACCAGACGGTCCGGGCCACGCAGTACGACGTGAAGTACGCCGACGGGCCGCGCAACGCCGAGGCGCTGATGGTCCATCCGAAGACCGGACGGGTCTATATCGCCAGCAAGAAGGAGGACGGCGGCGGGCTGTACGAGGGCCCGGCGAAGCTCTCGACGAAGGGGACGAACACCTTCCGGCGGATCGCCGAGGTGCCCTGGGTGACCGACGGCGCGTTCTCGCCCGACGGGAAGGAACTCCTGCTGCGCGGGTATCTGATGGCCCGCGCGTACGAGTGGAAGGACGGTCGCCCCGGCGAGGACCGCTCCGTCGGCGCGCCCTTCCAGGGGCAGGCGGAGTCGGCGTCGTACACGCTCGACGGCTCGGCGGCGATGTTCGGCTCCGAGGGCACGGGCAGCAAGGTGCTGCGGGTGGACCTCGGGGACCGGCCGGACGGCTCCGGCGGCCCGAAGTCCCCGGCCACGTCCGCCCCGCCGAAGGGCGGGGGCGCGGACGCCGGCGGACAGGACGGCGAGAAGGGGAACTTCGGCCTCGGGGTCGTCGTCCTCGCCGTCGCGACCGCCGCGGTCGTCGGCTTCAAGCGCCTGCTGCGCCGCGGCGACTGACCAGGACCTCGAACCCGTCCAGGAGCCGTTCCAGGCCGAAGGCGAACTGGTCGACGCCCTGCGCGAAGGTGTCGTCGGCCAGCCCCGCCATCAGCGGGAACTCGCCCGAGGCCATGGCGCGTTCCAGGAACGGCGCCTGCGCCCGCCAGAAGTCGTCGTCGCTGACGCCGGTCTCCCGAACGGCCTCCGCGGTCTGCAGCTCGATCCGCGCGATGCCCGTCACGAAGCTCTGCACGGTGATGATGACGGAGATGGTCTCCGGGTCGCTCAGGCCCATGCCGCGCGGTCCGGTCAGCCCGGCCAGGCAGAGTTCGAGGCCGCGCAGAGTGTTCGGTCCGAGCACGGAGCGGGTCTCGTTGACCTTCATCAGCCAGGGGTGCGCCCGGTAGAGGGCGAGGTGCTCGCGGGCCAAGCGCTCGACGGCCTCGCGCCAGTGCGCGGGCTCCGGCCCGGTCCCGTTCTCGAAGGACTCGCCCCGGACCTTGTCGAGCATCAGGTCGAGCAGCTCCGTCTTGCCGGGGACGTACCGGTACAGCGACATCGTCCCGACGCCCAGCTCGGCCGAGACCCGCCGCATCGACAGGGCGTCCAGCCCCTCCGCGTCCGCGAGGCCGATGGCCGTGGTGACGATCCGGTCGAGGGTCAGCCCCGGCTTGGGGCCGCGGCTGGGGCGCTCGCCCGTGCCCCACAGGAGGTCGAGGCTGCTGGTCGTCGTCTCCTTCATGGCCATGGCCCTCACTCTAAAACTGAGTACACCGTACTCTTAATCGGGTACGGTGTACTCAGTTTCGCTGAGTGGAGGCTCCCATGCATGAACACGCGGTCCTCGCCGAGGGCCTGCGCAAGCGGTACAAGGGCAGGGGCAAGGGCAAGACCGGCACCGCGGACGCCCTCGACGGCTTCGACCTCGCCGTCCGCCGCGGCACCGTCCACGGCCTGCTCGGCCCCAACGGCGCCGGCAAGACCACCGCGGTACGGATCCTGGCCACGCTCCTCGGGGCCGACGGCGGCCGGGCCGAAGTCGCCGGGCTCGACGTGCGCCGCGACCCCCGCGCCGTACGCGCCCGGATCGGCCTCACCGGCCAGTACGCCGCCGTCGACGAGGGCCTCACCGGCCGCCAGAACCTCGAACTCTTCGGCCGGCTCTTCCACCTGGACGGTCGGCGCGCCCGCGCCCGCGCCGCCGAACTCCTCGACCGCTTCGCGCTCACCGAGGCCGCCGACCAGGGCGCCGGCGGCTACAGCGGCGGCATGCGCCGCCGGCTCGACCTGGCCGCCTCGATGATCCTCGCGCCCGACGTCCTCTTCCTCGACGAGCCGACCACCGGCCTCGACCCCCGCGGCCGCGGCGAGGTCTGGGACAGCGTCCGCTCCCTCGTCGCCGGCGGCACGACCGTGCTGCTCACCACCCAGTACCTCGACGAGGCCGACCGGCTCGCATCCCGCATCACCGTCATGGACCGGGGCCGCGCCATCGCCGACGACACTCCCGAGGGGCTGAAGAACCGGGTCGGTGGCGACCGCGTCGAGGTCGTCGTCACCGAACCCGCGGACCTCGCCGCCGCCCGCAAGATCGTGGCCCGGGTCGCGGACGGCGAACCCGGCCTCGACGAACCGGGGCGGCGCGTCCACGCCCCCGTCGCCGACCGCGTCGCCGCCCTGACCGAGGTCGCCCGCGCCCTCCAGGACGAGCGCATCCCCGTCGAGGACATCGGGCTGCGCCGCCCCAGCCTGGACGACGTGTTCCTGAGCCTGACCGGCCACCACAGCAGCACCGAAGGAGCGGACGCCGCATGACCGCCACCCACCCCACCGTCGTGCGCGGCCGGGCCCACTGGGCCGTGGCCGACAGCCTGACCCTCGTCCGGCGCACCCTGCTCAACTACCGGCGGAAGCCCGTCGCCATCGTCTGGCAGCTCGGCTTCCCCATCGTCTCCGTCCTGCTCTACGGATTCGTCTTCGGCAGCGCGATGCGGGTGCCCGGCGGCGGGGACTACAAGGACTTCCTGATGCCCGGCATGTTCACCATGACGATGACCTTCGGCCTGATGAACACCGCGACGGCCGTCGTCTCCGACGCGGGCAGGGGAGTCATGGACCGGTTCCGGTCCATGCCGATGGCACCCTCCGCCGTCACCACCGGCCGGGGCCTGTCCGACCTGCTGATCGCGTCCGCCGAACTCGCCATCCTCGCCGCCACCGCGCTCGCGATCGGCTGGACCTCCGACGGTGGCGTCGGCGGCACGCTGCTCGGCTTCGGCCTGCTGCTGCTCCTGCGCTTCAGCCTGATCTGGGTCGGCGTGTGGTGCGGGCTCGTGGTGCCGAACACGGAGGCGGCCGGCGCGCTCTACGCGGTGATCTTCCCGGTCACGATGATCTCCAGCGTGTACGTGGCCCCGTCACTGATGCCGGGCTGGCTGGCCCCCGTCGCCGCCTGGAACCCGATCTCCTCGACCGTCGCCGCCACCCGAGAACTCTTCGGCAACCCGGGCGCGGGCGGCGGCACGTGGGTGGAGCAGCACGCGGTCCTGATGGCCTTCGTCTGGCCGCTGGTACTCACGGCGGTCTTCCTGCCGCTGGCGGTGCGGCGGTTCCAGAGGCTCAGCCGTTAGACGGCCGGTCAGCGCGAAGGGCCCGGCATCGACCATGTCCGATGCCGGGCCCTTCGTCGTACTACTCCTGCTTACAGCTTCTCGATGACGTAGTCGATGCAGGCCGTCAGCGCCTGGACGTCCGCCGGGTCGATCGCCGGGAACATCGCGATGCGCAGCTGGTTCCGGCCCAGCTTGCGGTACGGCTCGGTGTCCACGATGCCGTTGGCGCGCAGCGCCTTGGCGATCGCCGCCGCGTCGATCTCGTCCGCGAAGTCGATCGTGCCGATGACCTGCGAGCGCTTCGCCGGGTCGGTGACGAACGGGGTCGCGTACTTGGACTCCTCGGCCCAGCCGTACAGCGCCTGCGAGGACGCGCCGGTGCGGGCGACGGCCCAGTCCAGACCGCCCTGGCCGTTGATCCACTTCAGCTGCTCGTTGAGCAGGAAGAGGGTGGAGAGCGCCGGGGTGTTGTACGTCTGGTTCTTCAGCGAGTTGTCGATCGCGGTCGGCAGCGAGAAGAACTCGGGGATGTGCCGGCCGGACTCGTGGATCTTCTTCGCGCGCTCCAGGGCGGCCGGCGAGAAGGCCGCG
This sequence is a window from Streptomyces sp. HUAS YS2. Protein-coding genes within it:
- a CDS encoding ATP-binding cassette domain-containing protein, translating into MHEHAVLAEGLRKRYKGRGKGKTGTADALDGFDLAVRRGTVHGLLGPNGAGKTTAVRILATLLGADGGRAEVAGLDVRRDPRAVRARIGLTGQYAAVDEGLTGRQNLELFGRLFHLDGRRARARAAELLDRFALTEAADQGAGGYSGGMRRRLDLAASMILAPDVLFLDEPTTGLDPRGRGEVWDSVRSLVAGGTTVLLTTQYLDEADRLASRITVMDRGRAIADDTPEGLKNRVGGDRVEVVVTEPADLAAARKIVARVADGEPGLDEPGRRVHAPVADRVAALTEVARALQDERIPVEDIGLRRPSLDDVFLSLTGHHSSTEGADAA
- a CDS encoding ABC transporter permease gives rise to the protein MTATHPTVVRGRAHWAVADSLTLVRRTLLNYRRKPVAIVWQLGFPIVSVLLYGFVFGSAMRVPGGGDYKDFLMPGMFTMTMTFGLMNTATAVVSDAGRGVMDRFRSMPMAPSAVTTGRGLSDLLIASAELAILAATALAIGWTSDGGVGGTLLGFGLLLLLRFSLIWVGVWCGLVVPNTEAAGALYAVIFPVTMISSVYVAPSLMPGWLAPVAAWNPISSTVAATRELFGNPGAGGGTWVEQHAVLMAFVWPLVLTAVFLPLAVRRFQRLSR